One window from the genome of Candidatus Binatia bacterium encodes:
- a CDS encoding glycosyltransferase family A protein — MRPVPVSVVIPTFNRRELVRQAVASVCAQRAAECEIIVVDDGSADGTAEALRAEFGAQIRLIRTENRGVAAARNLGVASSRGELIAFLDSDDLWLPDKVAAQLAFFAEHPGAEICQTEEIWIRNGVRVNPCAHHRKPSGDIFEPSLRLCLVSPSAVMLRRSLFEGVGGFDESLPVCEDYDLWLRIARNTPVWLVDRALVVKRGGHADQLSRQLWGMDRFRVAALVRLLAQGDLSPVQHRATLAVLAEKCQILAQGAARRGRHAEAEAYRALPASNSLRKLDDVSFGSPLPRDCRFSRNVGAQHAAPLRKHAENTVDETSGRSFIDSPPRGSVDFLANSASTSSARAVGYSISKENSAHPENLTGEDTGLERP; from the coding sequence ATGCGGCCTGTGCCGGTCAGCGTCGTCATTCCCACCTTCAATCGCCGTGAACTCGTGCGCCAGGCGGTGGCGTCGGTGTGCGCGCAACGCGCCGCCGAGTGCGAGATCATCGTCGTCGATGACGGTTCCGCCGACGGCACGGCCGAGGCGCTGCGCGCCGAGTTCGGCGCACAAATTCGCCTGATCCGCACCGAGAATCGCGGCGTGGCGGCGGCGCGTAATCTCGGCGTGGCGTCCAGCCGCGGCGAGCTGATCGCCTTTTTGGACTCCGACGATCTGTGGCTGCCGGACAAGGTGGCCGCACAACTGGCCTTCTTTGCGGAGCATCCCGGCGCTGAGATCTGCCAGACCGAGGAAATCTGGATCCGCAACGGCGTACGGGTGAACCCCTGCGCCCACCACCGCAAACCGAGCGGTGACATCTTCGAGCCCAGCTTGCGTCTCTGCCTGGTGAGCCCGTCTGCGGTCATGCTGCGCCGGAGCTTGTTCGAAGGTGTCGGCGGCTTCGATGAGAGCTTGCCGGTGTGCGAGGACTACGACTTGTGGCTGCGTATTGCCCGCAACACGCCGGTCTGGCTCGTCGATCGCGCCCTCGTGGTCAAGCGGGGCGGCCATGCCGACCAGCTCTCGCGCCAGCTCTGGGGCATGGACCGGTTTCGCGTGGCGGCGCTGGTTCGCTTGCTCGCGCAGGGTGATTTGAGCCCGGTGCAACACCGCGCAACGTTGGCCGTGCTGGCGGAGAAATGCCAGATCCTGGCCCAAGGGGCCGCACGGCGCGGGCGCCATGCGGAGGCCGAAGCGTACCGTGCCCTCCCTGCCAGTAATTCGTTACGCAAGTTGGACGACGTTTCCTTCGGCTCCCCTCTCCCAAGGGACTGTCGATTTTCTCGGAATGTAGGGGCGCAGCATGCTGCGCCGCTACGGAAGCACGCGGAAAATACGGTAGACGAAACCAGCGGCCGGTCATTTATCGACAGTCCCCCAAGGGGGAGTGTCGATTTTCTCGCAAACAGTGCTTCGACAAGCTCAGCACGAGCGGTTGGGTATTCAATTTCAAAGGAGAATTCCGCTCACCCTGAGAACCTGACCGGCGAGGACACCGGCTTGGAGCGCCCATGA
- a CDS encoding SDR family oxidoreductase, translating to MSAFADKVAIVTGGASGIGRALGQELAQRGARVVLADINGQSAQAAADAMTSAGGRARAAAIDVRDADAVQGLVTETAATYGRLDYMFNNAGVALAGKTRDMTLADWNRLIDVNLRGVVHGVVAAYPVMIAQGFGHIVNTASAAGITPTPGLTAYATTKHAVVGLSTSLRGEAARHGVRVSVVCPGLIDTPIKDNMTLLNTDRQALLNSAAQKHTAQAPPAGGLRARHPAWGGAQPGDHRRHRLRQDRLVALPFIPGTDGTSDRARRAAQPRARGMRMRVGRGLAELLPQRGPRCRHGGRRYRFPWLLMTPGGPASPPACLFR from the coding sequence ATGAGCGCATTTGCCGACAAGGTGGCGATCGTCACGGGTGGGGCTTCGGGGATCGGGCGTGCACTGGGCCAAGAGCTGGCGCAGCGCGGTGCCCGCGTCGTGCTTGCCGACATCAACGGCCAGTCGGCGCAGGCAGCCGCCGACGCCATGACCAGCGCAGGTGGCCGCGCGCGGGCGGCGGCGATCGACGTGCGCGATGCCGATGCGGTGCAGGGTCTGGTGACGGAGACCGCCGCCACGTACGGCCGACTCGATTACATGTTCAACAACGCCGGCGTCGCCCTCGCTGGAAAGACCCGCGACATGACGCTCGCCGACTGGAACCGGCTGATCGACGTGAATTTGCGCGGCGTGGTGCACGGCGTGGTGGCCGCCTACCCGGTGATGATCGCGCAGGGGTTCGGCCACATCGTGAACACCGCTTCCGCCGCCGGCATCACGCCGACGCCCGGACTCACCGCGTACGCCACCACCAAGCACGCCGTGGTCGGCCTCTCGACGTCATTGCGCGGCGAAGCGGCGCGGCATGGCGTGCGCGTCAGCGTCGTGTGCCCGGGCCTGATCGACACGCCGATCAAGGACAACATGACACTGCTCAACACCGACCGGCAAGCGCTGCTCAACAGCGCTGCTCAAAAGCATACCGCTCAAGCTCCACCCGCCGGAGGCCTGCGCGCGCGCCACCCTGCGTGGGGTGGAGCGCAACCAGGCGATCATCGTCGTCACCGCCTTCGCCAAGATCGGCTGGTTGCTCTACCGTTTATCCCCGGCACTGATGGGACGTCTGATCGCGCGCGGCGCGCAGCGCAGCCTCGTGCTCGCGGAATGAGAATGCGAGTCGGAAGAGGCCTTGCCGAACTTCTGCCGCAACGTGGACCGCGGTGCCGGCACGGAGGCCGGCGCTACCGTTTTCCGTGGCTTCTCATGACGCCGGGAGGGCCGGCGTCCCCGCCGGCCTGCCTTTTTCGGTAG
- a CDS encoding addiction module protein yields the protein MQHTAILEPPGFADLPKAEQIRYLQALWDRIAEQPGEIPVPESHLKLAEERLAEYRRDPTRAQSAYEVLDRLAKKR from the coding sequence ATGCAGCACACAGCGATTCTCGAGCCCCCTGGGTTTGCGGATCTCCCGAAGGCCGAGCAGATCCGGTATCTGCAGGCGCTGTGGGACCGCATTGCTGAGCAACCCGGCGAGATTCCGGTCCCGGAAAGCCATCTGAAACTCGCGGAGGAACGGCTCGCCGAGTACCGGCGTGATCCGACGCGCGCTCAGTCGGCGTACGAAGTCCTCGATCGCCTGGCTAAGAAGCGGTGA
- a CDS encoding type II toxin-antitoxin system RelE/ParE family toxin — MTEYRLISEPRADLDVEAAFEWYEKERPGLGLEFLDELRAAYNRIVDNPFKYQHLRSGVRRALLRRFPYAVYFAIEDDVVVVVAALDASRDPAEWQRRRG; from the coding sequence GTGACCGAATATCGGTTGATTTCGGAGCCGCGCGCCGATCTTGATGTGGAGGCGGCGTTCGAGTGGTACGAGAAGGAACGACCAGGCCTAGGGCTGGAGTTTCTCGATGAGCTTCGCGCAGCCTACAACCGCATCGTCGACAACCCGTTCAAGTACCAGCATCTGCGCTCTGGGGTCCGCCGTGCGTTACTTAGACGCTTTCCCTACGCGGTCTACTTTGCGATTGAAGACGATGTTGTTGTCGTGGTTGCTGCGCTGGACGCGAGTCGCGATCCGGCCGAGTGGCAGCGCCGAAGAGGCTAA
- a CDS encoding M20 family metallopeptidase, producing MDDQLRQSVGERARALTDFLIATRRDIHAHPELGNQERRTPELIVAALQPMEFEIQEHVGGTGVVAVLRGAHPGRTLALRADMDALPLNEDAERPYRSTVPGVMHACGHDGHVAMALGAARILYDVRDRLHGNVKLLFQPAEETYGGASEMIADGCLTRAPAVDAVFGLHLEPLGAVGELRVRRGPVMASADVIRVVVKGTGGHASEPHACIDPVPPAAQIITNLQTLVTRRFDVKNPVVISITFLQAGAAFNVIPSEVVLGGTVRTVDPAVRADMPARLEQVIRHTAEAFGATAELAYVHGSGVVVNHAGFTDFVRQVIGETRGSDAVIEMEHPVMGAEDFGLYLEHVPGTFAFLGARPAHQEPFPLHHAQFDFDERALPLGVETLVTVALEYLNGAVR from the coding sequence ATGGATGATCAACTGCGGCAGTCCGTAGGTGAACGGGCGCGCGCACTGACGGACTTTCTCATCGCCACCCGGCGGGACATCCACGCGCATCCGGAGCTCGGGAATCAGGAGCGGCGTACGCCGGAACTGATCGTCGCGGCGCTGCAGCCCATGGAGTTCGAGATACAGGAGCACGTCGGCGGCACCGGCGTGGTCGCCGTCCTGCGCGGTGCCCATCCTGGTCGTACGCTGGCGCTACGCGCCGATATGGACGCGCTGCCACTGAACGAGGATGCGGAGCGGCCGTACCGCTCCACTGTTCCGGGAGTCATGCACGCGTGCGGTCACGATGGTCATGTGGCCATGGCGCTGGGGGCCGCCCGCATTTTGTACGACGTGCGCGACCGGCTGCACGGCAACGTCAAGCTTCTTTTTCAACCGGCGGAGGAGACGTACGGCGGGGCCAGCGAGATGATTGCGGACGGCTGCCTCACACGGGCGCCGGCTGTCGATGCGGTGTTCGGCCTGCACCTCGAGCCGCTGGGTGCTGTGGGCGAGCTGCGGGTGCGCCGCGGGCCGGTGATGGCCAGCGCCGACGTGATTCGGGTGGTGGTGAAGGGCACAGGCGGCCACGCCAGCGAGCCGCATGCGTGCATCGACCCCGTGCCGCCCGCGGCGCAGATCATTACCAATCTGCAGACGCTGGTGACCCGGCGCTTCGACGTGAAGAACCCGGTGGTCATCAGCATCACCTTCCTGCAGGCCGGCGCGGCTTTCAATGTGATCCCGTCGGAGGTGGTACTGGGGGGCACCGTGCGCACGGTCGACCCAGCGGTGCGGGCCGACATGCCGGCACGGCTCGAGCAGGTGATTCGTCACACGGCAGAAGCCTTCGGCGCCACCGCGGAGCTGGCGTATGTCCATGGCTCCGGCGTGGTGGTAAACCATGCCGGGTTCACCGATTTCGTGCGCCAGGTGATCGGCGAAACGCGCGGCAGCGATGCCGTCATCGAGATGGAGCACCCGGTGATGGGTGCGGAAGACTTCGGCCTCTACCTCGAACACGTCCCCGGCACCTTCGCCTTCCTCGGGGCGCGGCCCGCACACCAGGAACCGTTCCCGTTGCATCACGCGCAGTTCGACTTCGATGAGCGCGCCTTGCCGCTTGGCGTCGAGACCCTGGTGACGGTGGCACTCGAGTATCTGAACGGCGCTGTGCGCTGA
- a CDS encoding TIGR03619 family F420-dependent LLM class oxidoreductase, which translates to MPRPPPRAEDLGFYGVSFGDHLVTTREPGDAYLYTKDGTVLWEPHTHWPDPWVIIAALARETKDARFLTTVYVLPMRDPFSVAKALSTAAVISNDRVVLGIGVGWQKTEFELTGQDFHTRGKRCDEQIAVIKKLLTGEMVEFHGEFFDFNPLMMSPGTSRPIPILVGGESAAAFRRAAQNDGWLGVRYTEEQIPPMLKRIDAARREHGTLNKPFDVWLAPMMSGPDTYQRLEEMGVTMVSGAHFFVDGKVVPTTLDFKKRRMEAFATQFLK; encoded by the coding sequence CTGCCCCGCCCGCCGCCGCGCGCCGAAGACCTGGGCTTCTATGGTGTGAGCTTTGGCGATCATCTGGTGACGACCAGAGAACCAGGGGATGCATATTTGTACACCAAAGATGGCACCGTGCTGTGGGAGCCGCACACGCATTGGCCCGATCCGTGGGTGATCATCGCAGCGCTCGCTCGAGAAACGAAAGACGCGAGATTTTTGACGACCGTGTATGTATTGCCGATGCGCGATCCGTTCTCCGTCGCGAAAGCGCTTTCCACTGCGGCGGTGATCTCCAACGATCGGGTGGTTCTCGGTATCGGTGTGGGCTGGCAGAAAACCGAATTTGAATTGACCGGCCAAGATTTCCACACCCGTGGTAAACGCTGCGACGAGCAGATTGCGGTGATCAAGAAACTGCTCACCGGGGAGATGGTGGAATTTCACGGCGAGTTTTTTGACTTCAACCCGCTCATGATGTCGCCGGGCACCTCGCGGCCGATCCCGATTCTTGTCGGCGGCGAGAGCGCCGCGGCATTTCGCCGCGCGGCGCAGAACGACGGCTGGTTGGGTGTGCGTTACACGGAAGAACAAATCCCGCCGATGCTCAAGCGCATTGATGCAGCGCGAAGAGAGCACGGCACACTCAATAAACCTTTCGATGTGTGGCTGGCACCCATGATGTCAGGACCCGACACCTACCAACGCTTGGAAGAGATGGGTGTGACGATGGTGAGCGGCGCGCATTTCTTTGTTGACGGGAAAGTGGTGCCCACCACACTCGACTTCAAAAAGCGACGCATGGAGGCGTTTGCAACGCAGTTTCTGAAATAA
- a CDS encoding HigA family addiction module antitoxin: MPMKNPPHPGDFIRTEIIEPAGLTVTAAAAVLQVSRPALSSLLNGKADLSGDMALRIEKAFGVKMDTLMRMQSSYDIAQTREREGQIRVKRYVSKQRHSPAASPA; the protein is encoded by the coding sequence ATGCCGATGAAGAACCCGCCCCATCCCGGAGATTTCATCCGAACGGAGATTATCGAGCCCGCTGGACTGACGGTCACGGCGGCGGCGGCGGTGCTTCAGGTTTCCCGCCCCGCCCTGTCCAGTCTGCTCAATGGCAAAGCCGATCTCTCCGGGGATATGGCCCTGCGGATCGAGAAAGCCTTTGGCGTGAAGATGGACACGCTGATGCGGATGCAGTCCTCTTACGACATCGCGCAGACCCGCGAGAGAGAAGGACAGATCAGAGTGAAGCGCTACGTTTCCAAGCAGCGCCATTCCCCCGCCGCGTCACCCGCCTAA
- a CDS encoding type II toxin-antitoxin system RelE/ParE family toxin, translating into MKIRNFAHKGLKRLYVDGSANGVPPDTVDKLRKMFAYLDDMKDPEELRALTVWKVHTLTADRKGTWSLSVTRNLRLTFRVDTAERTIFDVNLEDYH; encoded by the coding sequence GTGAAAATACGGAACTTCGCCCATAAGGGGCTCAAGCGCCTCTACGTCGACGGCAGCGCGAACGGCGTGCCGCCCGATACCGTGGACAAGCTCCGCAAGATGTTCGCGTACCTCGATGACATGAAAGACCCTGAGGAATTGCGTGCGCTCACGGTCTGGAAGGTGCACACGCTGACCGCCGATCGCAAGGGGACGTGGAGCCTGAGCGTCACCCGCAACCTGCGTCTGACGTTCCGCGTCGACACCGCAGAGCGCACAATCTTCGACGTGAACTTAGAAGACTACCACTAG
- a CDS encoding DEAD/DEAH box helicase family protein, translated as MNRHVNAIAGRLSLRPPQRRSLEILDRITEIAPPRKGADTATLLEAIRSEFPSVTDFEREFPSLCFALATGVGKTRLMGAFISYLHLAHGLDNFFVLAPNLTIYNKLIADFTPNTPKYVFKGIAEFAVNMPALITGDNYDQRDPASGSLFGGVRVNIFNISKINSEVRGGKPPRTKRMIEILGESYFDYLAGLPDLVLLMDESHRYRASAGVRVINELRPILGLELTATPFVETSKGPVAFKNVIYDYPLGRAMADGFVKEPAVVTRKNFNPAGMSAEEIERLKLEDGVRLHESVKVELETYARESDNSIVKPFLLVIARDTTHAGQLMALIQSDGFFEGRYKDKVIQVDSSRTGAEEEEMITRLLKVEHTEEPTEIVIHVNMLKEGWDVTNLYTIVPLRAANARILIEQSIGRGLRLPYGKRTGVTAVDRLNIVAHDKFQEIIDEANKPDSAIRLQAVVLDTDQLGQKTATVVSQSQLATKLGLKPAQVTSGTTVAGQDQAPVFTKPEEQQVAQIAWRVIRKLENQPQTLPTIEHLKKPEIQAAIVKAVEEQRAPTQMELEGVVEKPDIAAVVAKTVDLVMQETIDIPRILVVPRGEVKSGFKAFTLKLDTLKYPKISDELWIQYLRTNQLEVVALGRGSIEEARLEDYVVSGLVDFDDISYDDHADLLYDLAAQTVRHFQSYLKSEDDTRKVLRCYQRDIARFIHAQMQEHYWEDASGYEVKISKGFTELKESAYTYSVQDPPADYRVAPSDKSNMAKYLFGGFKRCLYSVQKFDSDAERKLAATLDRDAVKWFKPAKGQFQIFYRQGADHLEYQPDFVAETADTIYMLEPKASNQMDDPVVLAKKAVAIQWCANASTHAATYHGKPWRYVLIPHDAIAENMTLKGLAARFGS; from the coding sequence ATGAACCGCCACGTCAACGCCATCGCCGGCCGCCTGAGCCTGCGCCCGCCGCAGCGCCGCTCGTTGGAAATTCTCGACCGCATCACCGAGATCGCCCCGCCCCGCAAGGGCGCCGACACCGCCACCTTGCTGGAGGCCATCCGCAGCGAGTTTCCATCGGTAACGGACTTCGAGCGCGAGTTTCCGTCGCTGTGCTTCGCCCTTGCCACGGGCGTAGGCAAGACGCGTTTGATGGGCGCCTTCATCAGCTATCTGCACCTGGCGCACGGCCTCGACAACTTCTTCGTCCTGGCGCCGAACCTGACCATCTACAACAAGCTGATCGCCGACTTCACGCCGAACACGCCGAAGTATGTGTTCAAGGGCATTGCTGAGTTCGCGGTCAATATGCCGGCTCTCATTACGGGCGACAACTACGATCAGCGAGACCCGGCCAGCGGCTCCCTGTTTGGAGGGGTGCGAGTCAATATCTTCAACATCTCCAAGATCAACTCGGAGGTCCGTGGCGGAAAGCCCCCGCGAACCAAGCGGATGATCGAAATCTTAGGGGAGAGCTACTTCGACTACCTTGCCGGGCTTCCCGACCTAGTGTTGCTGATGGATGAGTCGCACCGGTACCGGGCAAGCGCGGGCGTTCGGGTGATCAATGAGCTCAGGCCGATTCTCGGGCTGGAGCTGACGGCCACGCCCTTCGTGGAAACGAGCAAGGGCCCGGTGGCGTTCAAGAACGTGATTTACGACTATCCGCTGGGCAGGGCCATGGCCGACGGGTTCGTGAAGGAGCCGGCAGTCGTCACGCGTAAGAACTTCAACCCCGCCGGCATGTCGGCGGAGGAGATCGAGCGCTTGAAGCTGGAGGACGGCGTGCGTCTGCACGAAAGCGTGAAGGTGGAGCTGGAGACCTACGCACGCGAGAGCGACAACTCCATCGTCAAGCCGTTCCTGCTGGTGATTGCCCGCGACACGACGCATGCGGGCCAGCTCATGGCGCTGATCCAGTCCGACGGCTTCTTCGAGGGGCGGTACAAGGACAAGGTGATCCAGGTGGATTCCAGCCGGACCGGCGCCGAAGAAGAGGAAATGATCACGCGGCTGCTCAAGGTGGAGCATACCGAAGAGCCGACCGAGATCGTCATCCACGTCAACATGCTGAAAGAAGGCTGGGACGTGACCAACCTCTACACCATCGTGCCGCTGCGGGCGGCCAATGCACGCATTCTCATCGAGCAGTCCATCGGCCGCGGCTTGCGGCTGCCCTACGGCAAGCGCACCGGTGTAACCGCCGTGGACCGGCTCAACATCGTCGCCCACGACAAGTTCCAGGAGATCATCGACGAGGCCAACAAGCCAGATTCCGCCATCCGCTTGCAGGCAGTGGTGCTGGATACCGACCAACTCGGACAGAAGACGGCGACGGTAGTGTCGCAATCGCAGCTCGCCACCAAGCTGGGGTTGAAGCCGGCACAGGTCACCAGCGGCACGACGGTGGCTGGGCAAGACCAGGCGCCCGTGTTCACCAAACCGGAAGAGCAGCAGGTGGCGCAGATCGCCTGGCGGGTAATCCGCAAGCTAGAGAACCAGCCGCAGACCCTACCCACCATCGAGCACCTGAAGAAGCCGGAAATCCAGGCCGCCATCGTGAAGGCGGTCGAGGAGCAACGTGCGCCCACGCAGATGGAGCTGGAAGGCGTGGTGGAGAAGCCGGATATCGCTGCAGTGGTGGCGAAGACCGTGGACCTAGTCATGCAGGAGACCATCGATATCCCCAGAATTTTGGTCGTGCCCAGGGGTGAAGTGAAGTCAGGGTTCAAGGCGTTCACGCTGAAGCTCGACACGCTCAAGTACCCGAAGATCTCCGATGAACTTTGGATTCAGTACCTGCGCACCAACCAGCTCGAAGTGGTGGCGCTCGGGCGTGGCAGCATCGAGGAGGCCAGGCTTGAAGACTATGTCGTGAGTGGTCTGGTGGACTTTGACGACATCTCCTACGACGACCACGCCGATCTGCTCTATGACTTGGCCGCGCAGACGGTGCGGCATTTTCAGAGCTACCTCAAGTCCGAGGACGATACGCGCAAAGTGCTGCGCTGCTATCAGCGCGACATTGCGCGCTTCATTCACGCCCAGATGCAGGAGCACTACTGGGAAGACGCGTCCGGCTATGAAGTGAAGATCAGCAAGGGCTTCACCGAGCTGAAGGAGAGCGCCTATACCTACTCCGTGCAGGACCCGCCGGCGGACTACCGGGTCGCGCCTTCGGATAAAAGCAACATGGCGAAATACCTGTTCGGTGGGTTCAAGCGTTGCCTCTACTCCGTGCAGAAGTTCGACTCAGACGCCGAGCGCAAGCTCGCGGCGACTCTGGATCGCGACGCCGTCAAATGGTTCAAGCCAGCCAAGGGGCAGTTCCAGATCTTCTACCGGCAAGGGGCGGATCACTTGGAATACCAGCCGGACTTCGTCGCGGAGACCGCCGACACGATCTACATGCTGGAGCCGAAGGCCAGCAACCAGATGGATGATCCGGTCGTGCTGGCGAAGAAGGCAGTGGCCATCCAGTGGTGCGCGAACGCATCCACTCATGCCGCGACGTATCACGGCAAGCCGTGGCGCTACGTGTTGATTCCGCACGACGCGATCGCGGAGAACATGACGCTGAAGGGATTAGCCGCGCGGTTTGGCAGCTGA
- a CDS encoding PDDEXK nuclease domain-containing protein: MGEILESARRSVARTVNTTQVVANWLVGREIVEEEQAGKRRAAYGAELLSDLAAKLTREFGTGYSVDNLELFRRFYLEYTRLLPDEKSETVRRISASSQKSDAVRRKSERRAAFIGAEKPHALRGELTNAVSALQIGYGVRDEFEDEAGSVSRMIRHAPRDESWQPGRLHPNLSWTHYRTLLRVGRVDARAFYEIEAIRNTWSARELERQINSLLFERLAKSRDKKGLMRLATRGQEVMQPIDVFKDPTVIEFLGLPESPRLVESKLEQALINNLQTFLLELGKGFAFVSRQERITLDGDHFYIDLVFYHTILKCYVLIDLKVGKLTHADLGQIQFYVNYFDRERRTEGDNLTLGLILCPDKNDAVVKYTLGEQLARKIFTSRYQLYLPTEEELEQELRRELRQLALPGPQVRRKRTRKP; the protein is encoded by the coding sequence ATTGGCGAGATCCTCGAATCGGCGCGCAGGAGCGTCGCGCGCACCGTTAACACCACACAGGTCGTGGCCAACTGGCTCGTCGGGCGGGAGATCGTGGAAGAGGAGCAGGCTGGGAAGCGAAGGGCAGCCTATGGGGCGGAGCTGCTTTCCGACTTGGCGGCCAAGTTGACACGGGAGTTCGGCACCGGCTACTCGGTGGACAACCTCGAGCTGTTCCGCCGTTTCTACCTGGAATACACCCGGCTGTTGCCGGATGAGAAATCCGAGACGGTGCGTCGGATTTCTGCTTCATCGCAAAAATCCGACGCAGTGCGTCGGAAATCGGAGCGGCGCGCCGCCTTCATCGGTGCCGAGAAACCCCACGCACTGCGTGGGGAATTGACCAATGCCGTATCCGCACTACAGATTGGCTACGGGGTACGTGACGAATTCGAAGACGAGGCTGGCTCGGTGAGCCGGATGATTCGCCACGCACCGCGTGACGAATCGTGGCAGCCCGGCCGACTGCATCCCAACCTGTCGTGGACTCACTATCGCACACTCCTGCGCGTCGGTCGCGTTGACGCGCGAGCCTTCTACGAAATCGAGGCGATCCGCAACACTTGGTCGGCGCGGGAACTGGAGCGCCAGATCAACAGCCTGCTGTTCGAACGCCTGGCGAAGAGCCGCGACAAGAAGGGCCTGATGAGGCTGGCGACCCGCGGCCAAGAGGTTATGCAGCCGATTGATGTCTTCAAGGACCCTACGGTCATCGAGTTTCTCGGCCTGCCGGAGTCCCCGCGACTGGTGGAATCGAAGCTGGAACAGGCGCTGATCAACAATCTTCAGACGTTCCTGCTCGAGCTCGGCAAGGGCTTCGCCTTCGTCTCCCGGCAGGAGCGCATCACGCTCGACGGCGACCACTTCTACATCGACCTGGTTTTCTACCACACCATCCTGAAGTGCTACGTGCTCATCGACCTCAAGGTGGGCAAACTGACGCACGCCGACCTCGGGCAGATTCAGTTCTACGTCAACTACTTCGACCGCGAGCGACGCACCGAGGGCGACAATCTCACGCTGGGGCTGATCCTGTGCCCGGACAAGAACGATGCGGTAGTGAAATACACGTTGGGTGAGCAGCTGGCGCGGAAGATCTTCACCAGCCGCTACCAGCTCTATCTTCCGACCGAGGAGGAGCTGGAACAGGAGCTGCGCCGGGAGCTGCGGCAACTCGCGCTTCCTGGGCCGCAGGTAAGAAGAAAGCGGACACGCAAGCCATGA